One window from the genome of Nicotiana tomentosiformis chromosome 5, ASM39032v3, whole genome shotgun sequence encodes:
- the LOC104107546 gene encoding shugoshin-1, which produces MLAERNKIIEITRVDIEKLRTNVQKLQQQNQQLAQANSKMLAELNSNKDRLKTLQHEFGCTKSLLKARKSEAEEQPRTNMCQNLNDEVKSMKCEETGDLLLGNGDDEKAINLKRRPRSKSVGSSEQVQFEDKAENKRPCIRRQYARLNTKALKLK; this is translated from the exons ATGTTAGCAGAAAGAAA CAAAATCATTGAAATTActagagtagatatagagaaacTGAGAACTAATGTGCAGAAACTGCAGCAACAAAATCAGCAGCTTGCTCAAGCAAACAGTAAAATGCTTGCG GAACTAAATTCAAATAAAGATAGG CTAAAAACATTACAACATGAGTTTGGATGCACAAAGAGTTTACTTAAGGCTAGAAAGTCTGAAGCAGAG GAGCAACCAAGAACAaatatgtgccaaaatctgaATGATGAG GTGAAATCCATGAAGTGTGAGGAGACAGGAGATTTATTGTTAGGAAATGGAGATGATGAGAAAGCTATAAATCTTAAAAGAAGGCCTCGGTCGAAGA GTGTGGGCTCTTCTGAGCAAGTTCAATTTGAGGATAAAGCGGAAAACAAAAG ACCTTGTATAAGGAGGCAATATGCTCGGCTTAATACTAAGGCACTGAAACTCAAATGA